The following proteins are encoded in a genomic region of Bacillus sp. (in: firmicutes):
- a CDS encoding response regulator, producing the protein MNYFILDDDISTRKIMQRIIRDELLGEVIGESENPIEAENEILHLQPDIVLIDLLMPLQDGIETIQHIKAKSFSGKFIMISQIENKELVAKAYKNGIEYFIHKPVNRVEVTSVINNVLEKIKMEQSLLKIKESLSLLPFANEQKLHHKQNPTINIEGVLADLGILGENGSKDIEEIMKYLLYNNVDIKNISLKALYKEVLQNQKLSINENAVKALEQRLRRAINQTLLNLASLGLTDYTHPKFEHFATKFFDFHEVRIKMNEMDEKKTPRSSRVNIRKFLHALYIELKG; encoded by the coding sequence ATGAATTACTTTATTCTAGACGATGATATTTCTACTAGGAAAATTATGCAAAGGATTATTAGGGACGAGTTATTAGGAGAGGTGATTGGTGAATCCGAAAACCCTATCGAGGCGGAAAATGAAATTCTGCATTTGCAGCCAGATATTGTTTTAATTGATTTACTCATGCCTTTACAAGATGGAATAGAGACGATCCAACATATAAAAGCAAAAAGTTTTTCAGGAAAATTTATTATGATCTCACAAATTGAAAATAAGGAGCTAGTTGCTAAAGCTTATAAAAATGGGATTGAATATTTCATACATAAACCAGTGAACCGTGTGGAAGTTACGTCTGTCATTAATAATGTTTTAGAAAAAATTAAAATGGAGCAATCATTACTAAAAATTAAAGAAAGCCTTAGCCTTCTCCCATTTGCAAATGAACAAAAATTACACCATAAACAAAACCCTACTATAAATATCGAAGGTGTTTTAGCGGATTTAGGGATACTAGGTGAAAATGGGAGCAAGGATATAGAGGAAATTATGAAATACCTGCTATATAACAACGTTGATATCAAAAACATATCATTAAAAGCATTATATAAAGAGGTTCTACAAAACCAGAAACTAAGTATAAACGAAAATGCAGTGAAGGCATTAGAACAACGTTTGCGTCGAGCAATTAATCAAACCCTTTTAAATTTAGCTTCACTAGGCTTAACAGACTATACACACCCGAAATTTGAACATTTCGCCACGAAGTTTTTTGACTTTCATGAAGTCCGGATTAAAATGAATGAAATGGATGAGAAGAAAACACCTAGAAGTTCTAGAGTAAATATTCGAAAATTTTTACATGCCTTATATATAGAATTAAAAGGATAA